One Aegilops tauschii subsp. strangulata cultivar AL8/78 chromosome 2, Aet v6.0, whole genome shotgun sequence genomic window, AAGGACCTCATGTTCGCCTCGCGGCCGCGCGGTGTGACACTGGACGTCATAGGTTATGGCAGCGGCATAGGCATCATCTTTGCCCCCTATAGCGACCGCTGGCACCAGGCGCGCAAGGTCTGCACCATGGAGCTCCTGAGCACGAAGCAGGTTATTAATTTGCATACACCATCTTTTTGGGGGAAAATGCCAGCACCTAACTAGTTTGCGATAAAGCATGAGTGTTGATAGATAGAAGTGGACAATATGTTTCTAACACAGGTGAAGCGTATGGAAGGCATCAGGTCCGAGGAGGTCAGCAACCTCCTTAGTTCCATCACCACCTCGATTGGCACAACTATCAACCTCACGGAGAAGTTGTCGGCACTCATGAACGATGTCATTGCGCGGGCGGTGTTCGGAGGCAAGTGCGCACAGCAAGGTGAGTACCTCCGGGAATTGGAAAAAGTCACCGCATTGGTGGGAGGCTTCTCGCTCGTAGACCTATTCCCGTCGTCGCGGCTGGTGCGGCTGCTGAGCTCCGGGGAGCGACGGATGAGGAGGAGCTATGGACGAATCCAGTGCatcatctccaacatcattgAGCAACGCAAGGAGATGCGCGCTGCAGTCAGCTCCAACGACGAGGAGGACTTGCTGGACGTGCTGCTCAGGCTGCACAAGGAGGACTCCTTGCCATATCCACTAACTTTAGAGGCAATAGGCGTCATCATATTTGTGAGTATTGTTTGCCATGTCCTCTCCTCACTTTGTTGGAAATATACGTTTTATCTATATTTTTTCATTATTGAAGCTAAATATGTACGTGAGTATAACCTAGAACAATTGTTCGCAGGACTTGTTCGCGGGTGGCACCAAGACCTCTGGAATAACATTGGAGTGGGCTATGTCAGAGCTCTTGAAAAATCCCGAAAATATGAGAAAGGTACAACTAGAGGTTCGACAAGTGGTAGGTGGGCAACAATCTGTCATAAATAACAATGACCTTCATGACCTCCACTACATGAGAATGGTGATCAAGGAGGTCTTGAGGTTGCATCCCCCCGCTCCTCTACTCCCCCGAAGGGCAAGAGAAGACTGCGAAATCATGGGATATAAAATTCCTGAGGGCACCAATGTACAAGTTAATATATTCGTGATTTGTCAGGATTGCAGATATTGGGATGCCCCTGAAGCATTTAAGCCAGAGAGGTTCAAAGAGAGCAACATAGATCACAAGGGGACACATTTTGAGTTCACACCTTTCGGGGCTGGGAGACGGCAATGTCCTGGAATGTTGTTCGGCACATCAACCGTGGAGATCGCATTAGCAAACCTTCTACACCACTTTGACTGGGTGTTCCCTGATGGGCCTAATCCGGGGTCGTTGGACATGTCTGAGAAGTTCGGGATCAATGTACGTAGAAAGTTCGATTTAGAGCTTAGAGCAACCCCATATGTGCTCTCCAAAGTTGCGTAGATCCATGGACCTGCTGGGGACGCATGGAAGAATTGGCTCGCTCATAGGCTCCCTCCTCTAGTTGCCCTCTCTGCTCTCTCGACCAACCTTCTGTTGATTTCCTTGGTCCTCTTCTTTGTAATGCATCCGTCTTTGGGCCCCTTTCAGTGAAAATCCATGTGGGGAACCTCTCCCCCAGGTGAATATTCGAATAAAAAATGTGTCTCACGTTGAACTTCTATACAGTCAAGCAAGAGAAGCTCACTCAAATACTTGTGTGACATTGACTTTATGCATGGGCCTTTACACACGTTGAAATGAAATTATTTCACCTTTTAACTTATCCGTACTACTATTCCACAGGCAATAGAAAAAAATTGTGATCAGTCGATTTCAAATAGAGGAAACATCATGAGAGACATAAGCAAGAGGGGAGTAGCACGAGACCGAAGACGGATGCGGCGCGGCGAATCACAGCAAGGCCAAGACAGGAGCGAATTGAAGCTGGGACGATGCGGTTGGTCGTGGCATCGCATGCGGTGTTGAGTCCGAGGTATAACAGAGGCCCAACGGGGATGGGGATGACGCGGACAACCGAGGCATCGTCGGTGAGGGCTTGGGAAAAAGCTCGCCAGAGGCGAGGTATGGCCAAGAAATCCCATTGGTTGAGAGAGATCGTTGGGTCCATTCGATCTGTTGGCTGGAATAAGCCGCGGCGCCAGTGTCGGACGCGTCGGGCGCGTGTATGGGCGCGCGCCGGGCGTGTCGGGCGCGGCGGTACCGTGGTGTAGGCGTGTGTGGTCGGGCTCGTCAGGCGCGACGGATTCATGCGGGACGTGCGGGATGCACTAGTGGTGTCGGGCTCGTCGGGCGCGTCGGATATGCGCGGGACATGCGGGATGCACTGGTGGTGTCGGGCTCGTCGGGCGCGTCGGATGCGCGCGGGACGTGCTGGACAGCAGAAGCCATGGCAAGTATACGTGTGTGCGTATGTGTGTGTGGCGTGCGTGTAAGTGCTCGTAGCCGTCGTAGTTAGGCTGGCAGTAGTAGCAAAACGGCCGCAGCGTTCCGTTCATAGCCAGCCGGGTCGTACGCGTAGAGCGCGTCGTGGAGGCCGGGCTGAGCGGATGGATAGTGCGTAGATCGGGGAGGTGGGCAGCgatgtgcatgcatgcatcggCCAAGTATAAAATCCCTCCTGGTTGAGTTTGTTATGAGAGCGCGTGCGTTGTGCGTCCAAGGTTGTAGCCCGTGGTGGTTAGTCCAGCTATAAAGAAAAATGGCATTGTGAGCGCCGGGGCGTTCGTCGCCGGAAATCAATGTTGTCTTCTTCCTGTGTATGTGCCAGAGAGAGGATGAGCTGAGGGTGAGCTAGGGCTAGCCGGTTCCAACAATTGGTATTCAGAGCCAGCCATGTAGCCATTCAAAAGATAAAGAAGATTAGGGCGGGCGTGCGCCCACGGTGGCGTTCGTGCGCCGGCCCGGAATTTTTTGTGTCTTGtgtcttcttctacctctagccgAGAGTGAGAGAGGGCTGCGGTTCAAACACATTCATCTGATCATTGCATCGGCCAAGAAACACGAGGAGGAAGACATCCAGCGGTTCATTTCTGATCCAAAGGTAGGGAAAATTCAGTTATTTATCCTAAAAGGCATGCATATTATAGCTTGAAAGCGGGAGAAAAGCATGGAATGAGTACGATCATTGTACGATGTCCAGTCCTGCGTTGTGGACGGCTTGAGAAATCCAGCGCTGTGCTACCTtcaatcactagtagaaaaaggggctttcgttcgggcctggccagcccattggTCCCAATTCTTatacgaaccaggaccaatggggGCATTCGTCTCGGTCCGTGAGCCCAGGTGGTCGGCTGGGGCCTcgtgggctttggtcccggttcgtatggacccatttgtcccggttctaggcacgaaccgaaaccaatgggcctcgctcctcgCCCACatccattagtcccggttccagccacgaaccgggacaaatgagttgcctatatatagtccatcgccggcgagcagagcactccacactgctctgttttttgctggccggcaaggggagggcatttgggtgctctagctcacctcctatgcacatgaggtgttcgatgaaatgtccgagccacactagttaatatttcttctctcgaaactcgacctccgagctccattttccccgagatttttctaggtttagcggcccgtcacgtcccgtccccgtcttcaccgtcgtcgattgcccgcgccgatctcgtcgccggcaccaccgtggtgagcctcttgttcttatcttctttctgaaagaaaaaattcttacttacttttattattccttgttattatatagtgcgatggttctggtatccgcccccgtcggccctcgtcctgtctatgattcggatgtggtatatattatctttttataactatttggttcatttattgtttatgacaattatgccgaccaacgtgacatagattttattaatacgaggtggttgaaccggaaattccaaccaccctattgtcgagaggttaaatttagttaaagaagaaaacaattacttgaaggaaaaaataaaaaaaattgaggaggagaagatgatattggagttgcatgttgcggatgtcgtcgatgatcacaagatcaatatggatgcaatgcggttgaagattagaaagattagaaaatatgccattcataccgaggctcggtatcattatgccgttggatcaattgttaccttagttgtgattatgatcgcatttgttgttgcattgaaaggttttacatagtttcaatgtatggtttaactagatgctcaggagagctatatgttgttctatttgaactatgtatgtactttggttttaatgtgatgatgaactactattaatttggtcacttaccTATCCacgttcatttgtagtgcttttcaatttcagggtcttgtagctgaaaaaaatcagtaaatgcatgaaaaataataaatgaagttagaaagggttgaaaattgatgatgtggctctgaatggtgcattttgaacacagaaaaactatggagttcaaataagttcaaaaaaatgaaatccctttgtaacagacgagtttccgtatgaaactctgatacttcgaaagagattgtccgttttgtacacgaagtgcatccagtttttgccgtaagcctccctactttcttgcacatgctatatgggtgaaatgatgataccatgccaactttcacccttttaagagttcatttgtagtgtttatcaatttcagggtcttatagctgaaaaaaatcagtaaatgcacgaaaaataacaaatgaagtcagaaagggtagaaaattgatgatgtggctttgaatggtgcgttttgaacacagaaaaactatggagttcaaataagttcaaaaaaatgaaatccctttgtaacagacgagtttccgtatgaaaccctgatacttctaaagagattgtccgttttgtacatgaagtgcatccagtttttgccgtaaacctctctactttcttgcacatgctatgtgggtgcaatgatgatacc contains:
- the LOC109773520 gene encoding desmethyl-deoxy-podophyllotoxin synthase; the encoded protein is MEVTISSISFVSLALVLLLWFFHPKPNKHLRPPGPWTLPIIGSLHHVFGVLPHRIMAELSRRHGPLMFLRLGEVPTVVVSSAEMAEVVMKSKDLMFASRPRGVTLDVIGYGSGIGIIFAPYSDRWHQARKVCTMELLSTKQVKRMEGIRSEEVSNLLSSITTSIGTTINLTEKLSALMNDVIARAVFGGKCAQQGEYLRELEKVTALVGGFSLVDLFPSSRLVRLLSSGERRMRRSYGRIQCIISNIIEQRKEMRAAVSSNDEEDLLDVLLRLHKEDSLPYPLTLEAIGVIIFDLFAGGTKTSGITLEWAMSELLKNPENMRKVQLEVRQVVGGQQSVINNNDLHDLHYMRMVIKEVLRLHPPAPLLPRRAREDCEIMGYKIPEGTNVQVNIFVICQDCRYWDAPEAFKPERFKESNIDHKGTHFEFTPFGAGRRQCPGMLFGTSTVEIALANLLHHFDWVFPDGPNPGSLDMSEKFGINVRRKFDLELRATPYVLSKVA